A single Fluviispira vulneris DNA region contains:
- a CDS encoding RICIN domain-containing protein, with the protein MLFSFIKNTLKHTKKLAFLGFATASSLPAIANAEECFFMQDKATGHYLDGNNSSIYTQNFNNGMYQRWSLIHTGDGKSVFLVNKATGKALDGNGKALYPHVPNGGAYQKWELVSSRDGGNLFYVRHQISGKVLDSNHAYNAYLFDYNGGDFQIWRFHSTSCN; encoded by the coding sequence ATGTTATTTTCTTTTATTAAAAATACATTAAAACACACAAAGAAGTTAGCTTTTTTAGGCTTTGCAACCGCTAGCTCTTTACCTGCAATTGCCAATGCGGAGGAATGCTTTTTTATGCAAGATAAAGCAACTGGCCATTATCTTGATGGTAATAATTCCTCTATTTATACACAAAATTTTAATAATGGAATGTATCAAAGATGGAGTTTAATTCACACGGGTGATGGGAAATCTGTATTTTTAGTAAATAAAGCCACAGGAAAAGCTCTTGATGGCAATGGAAAAGCTCTTTATCCACATGTCCCGAATGGTGGTGCATATCAAAAGTGGGAATTGGTTTCATCCCGTGATGGTGGAAATTTGTTTTATGTAAGACACCAAATTTCAGGGAAAGTTTTAGATAGCAACCATGCCTATAATGCTTATTTATTCGATTACAATGGTGGTGATTTTCAAATTTGGAGATTTCACTCAACAAGTTGTAATTGA
- a CDS encoding MFS transporter: MQDNNQSYFNKTFFILSLGYLIDYFDLTLFAVIRNSALSAIGVSEADMLSTSLLMFNLQALGCVIGGVIFGIWGDKYGRISAVRAGILLYSIANLANIFVTNVPAFGLMRFLAGVGLAAELAASITLLSEIYSKEKRGIASGILYSFGILGGILATFVGSHLHWQQVFLIGGISGIILLCLRFAFVDSKIFIDLTKNKETPRGSLKLMFLKKESFKKLVCLTLGVFPFWFVAFTVNFSPEIAKRSLYPFTPSQSISLAFFFVGSLIGALFFPFLSKFFKSRKKSIFIALFLMLSAFSTFALPNFMQLEIFYSVLFIGGFTNGYLGIYLLFCAEVFGTNQRVTATSLISNISRGSLILSNLLVPFVATFFYKMGTGVALCAAFFFLLGIIPIFVIKDTFNKNINFIEK, from the coding sequence TTGCAAGATAACAATCAATCCTATTTTAATAAGACATTTTTTATTTTAAGCCTCGGATATTTAATCGATTATTTTGATCTCACTCTTTTTGCCGTCATTCGGAACAGCGCACTTTCAGCAATAGGTGTGAGTGAAGCGGATATGCTTTCCACAAGTTTGCTAATGTTCAATTTACAAGCTCTTGGCTGTGTAATTGGAGGTGTTATTTTTGGTATTTGGGGAGATAAATATGGCAGAATATCAGCAGTTCGTGCTGGTATATTATTATACTCAATTGCCAATTTAGCCAATATTTTCGTAACTAATGTGCCTGCTTTTGGCTTAATGCGCTTTTTAGCAGGCGTAGGACTCGCAGCTGAATTAGCGGCATCGATCACTTTATTAAGTGAAATTTATTCCAAAGAAAAAAGAGGTATTGCGTCTGGAATTTTATATTCCTTTGGAATACTTGGTGGAATACTTGCTACATTTGTAGGGAGTCATTTACATTGGCAGCAGGTTTTTTTAATTGGTGGAATTTCAGGGATTATTCTTTTATGCTTAAGATTTGCTTTTGTAGACTCGAAAATATTTATAGATTTAACAAAAAATAAAGAAACACCTAGAGGTAGTCTTAAATTAATGTTTTTGAAGAAGGAAAGCTTTAAAAAACTTGTATGTCTCACATTAGGAGTTTTCCCATTTTGGTTTGTTGCTTTTACTGTAAATTTCTCACCTGAAATTGCTAAACGCTCTCTTTATCCTTTCACACCCAGTCAATCTATCTCTCTTGCATTCTTTTTTGTTGGCAGTTTAATCGGCGCACTCTTTTTCCCATTTCTAAGCAAATTTTTTAAAAGTCGAAAAAAATCTATTTTTATAGCTCTTTTTCTGATGCTGAGCGCATTTTCAACCTTTGCTTTGCCGAATTTTATGCAATTAGAAATCTTTTATAGCGTACTTTTTATTGGTGGTTTCACCAATGGCTACCTTGGCATTTATTTGCTTTTTTGTGCAGAAGTTTTTGGCACGAATCAGAGAGTCACTGCAACATCTCTCATTTCGAATATTTCAAGAGGTTCGCTAATATTAAGCAATTTGCTGGTGCCATTTGTTGCTACATTTTTTTATAAAATGGGAACAGGAGTTGCTCTTTGCGCAGCTTTTTTCTTTCTTCTTGGAATAATCCCCATTTTTGTTATTAAAGATACGTTTAATAAAAATATAAACTTTATCGAGAAATAA
- a CDS encoding FAD-dependent oxidoreductase, with the protein MKKISIIGSGILGLSIAEYLSRDKKNGTDIQIISTNNTLAGSYAAAANLATKGQLYGRDKHFQVKLDAKKCYQNWIENLLKEVKSEQNIKTVFKIGLGVDFFTSEFNRDKHYRRVKQNDDELRNKNLPIDFILKEGKRKIIYQQEGWVNSFILMQLLTDVLSKRKVNFINKQFTKIDLDKLSEVGHKHNIIFCTGAWTELLLRDLEIPIPEQMKKTKRMTVGTTFYGKNIFENYSEDYVLMEKIAENMKTKVTMSGPIENQSISSSTLKINDINIFNETELFEKNKELIKLCSESFANEPYLTKTNIKNLEYKTGVRIGYGHSELVIEKLNLKSEHTTGYVCAGAHKSGFLFAPMVGTLLEKLF; encoded by the coding sequence ATGAAAAAAATATCTATAATTGGTTCTGGAATATTAGGGTTATCCATAGCAGAATATCTTTCACGAGATAAAAAAAATGGAACGGATATTCAAATCATATCTACGAATAATACTTTAGCAGGGTCATATGCAGCTGCAGCAAACCTAGCAACTAAAGGACAATTATACGGTAGAGATAAACATTTTCAAGTTAAGTTAGATGCGAAAAAATGTTATCAAAACTGGATAGAAAATTTGTTAAAAGAAGTTAAATCTGAGCAAAATATAAAAACAGTTTTTAAAATAGGCCTTGGCGTAGATTTTTTTACGAGTGAGTTTAATAGAGATAAGCATTATAGAAGAGTCAAGCAAAATGATGATGAATTGAGAAATAAAAACCTCCCCATTGATTTTATTTTAAAAGAGGGTAAAAGAAAAATAATTTATCAACAAGAAGGTTGGGTGAATTCCTTTATTCTCATGCAACTTTTAACTGATGTATTATCTAAGCGTAAAGTAAATTTTATAAATAAACAATTTACTAAAATTGATTTGGATAAACTAAGCGAAGTAGGGCACAAGCATAACATTATTTTTTGCACAGGTGCTTGGACTGAGCTTTTGTTAAGAGATCTAGAGATACCTATACCGGAACAAATGAAAAAAACAAAAAGAATGACTGTGGGTACAACATTTTATGGAAAAAATATTTTTGAAAATTATAGCGAAGATTATGTTCTCATGGAAAAAATTGCTGAAAATATGAAAACGAAAGTGACAATGAGTGGTCCAATTGAAAATCAATCAATTTCATCTTCTACGCTTAAGATTAACGATATCAATATTTTCAATGAAACTGAGCTATTCGAGAAGAATAAGGAACTCATAAAGCTTTGTTCTGAATCTTTTGCAAATGAACCTTATTTAACAAAGACAAATATAAAAAATTTGGAATATAAAACAGGCGTAAGAATAGGCTATGGTCATAGCGAATTAGTTATCGAAAAACTCAATTTAAAGAGTGAACATACGACTGGATATGTTTGTGCAGGCGCACATAAAAGTGGTTTTCTTTTTGCCCCCATGGTGGGAACTCTGCTTGAAAAATTGTTTTAA
- a CDS encoding S41 family peptidase: MLKIKRKKINKIIFLFFPNFLFNLNILANSTFAGVTPPPVTNEHVISERAEIENKKYQALEAFSKALNLLESSYVDPSVVNPDVLIEKALKGMTSDLDPHTTYLSQKQYSDFSTDTSGKFGGIGVVVNPAGGKLEVIEVIDNSPAERAGIRAGDFITNVNDTIVNSKNIEEALSKMRGAVGTDITLEYYTPDKSSKTIITKRVTLEREIIRSNSVVMHQLGSGYIYTKLTIFQEDASEQLAKSIKEFEVKNNGKVKGLILDLRNNPGGLLDQAVRVTNLFIDSGIIVSTIGRDQNKPEDVEYAVKRNTLSYFPMIVLVNEGTASASEIVAGALQDRERAIIMGTQTFGKGSVQNIVPLPNGGALKLTIARYYTPKGRSIQAKGITPDIPLISQSILGKVQQVQSESNIGRARREADLDKHIEAKDQNTVALQNKKEDKDTDRWPLSLRDDYQVKSAYMYLKSMGKFAFAMENTGK, encoded by the coding sequence ATGTTAAAAATAAAAAGAAAAAAAATTAATAAAATTATATTTTTATTTTTCCCAAATTTTCTATTTAATTTAAATATTTTAGCGAATTCCACTTTTGCGGGAGTCACTCCACCACCTGTAACAAATGAACATGTTATAAGTGAGAGAGCTGAAATTGAAAATAAAAAATATCAAGCTCTTGAAGCGTTTTCAAAAGCACTTAACCTTTTAGAGTCAAGTTATGTGGATCCAAGTGTAGTCAATCCAGATGTTTTAATAGAAAAAGCTTTAAAAGGCATGACATCGGATTTAGATCCTCACACAACATATTTATCACAAAAACAATATTCAGACTTTTCAACAGATACTAGCGGAAAGTTTGGTGGAATAGGAGTTGTGGTAAATCCAGCGGGTGGAAAATTAGAAGTCATTGAAGTTATCGATAACTCACCTGCAGAGAGAGCAGGAATTCGTGCAGGTGATTTTATCACCAATGTAAATGACACTATTGTAAATTCTAAAAATATAGAAGAAGCTCTTTCAAAAATGCGTGGTGCGGTTGGGACAGATATTACGCTTGAATATTATACACCCGATAAATCATCTAAAACTATAATTACGAAACGTGTTACTTTAGAGCGTGAAATTATTCGAAGCAATAGCGTAGTTATGCATCAATTAGGTTCTGGGTATATTTATACTAAATTAACAATATTTCAGGAAGATGCTTCTGAGCAACTTGCAAAAAGTATTAAAGAATTTGAAGTAAAAAATAACGGAAAAGTAAAAGGACTTATTTTAGATCTCAGAAACAATCCTGGCGGACTATTGGATCAAGCTGTGCGTGTAACTAATTTATTTATAGATTCAGGAATAATTGTTTCAACAATTGGAAGAGATCAAAATAAACCTGAAGATGTTGAATATGCAGTTAAGAGAAATACTTTATCGTATTTTCCAATGATTGTTCTCGTAAATGAAGGGACTGCAAGCGCAAGTGAAATTGTTGCAGGCGCATTACAAGATAGAGAGAGAGCAATTATTATGGGAACTCAAACTTTTGGGAAAGGGAGCGTCCAAAATATAGTTCCTTTGCCAAATGGTGGCGCTTTGAAACTGACAATTGCGCGGTATTACACACCGAAAGGTCGGAGTATTCAAGCAAAGGGAATAACACCCGATATACCACTTATTTCACAATCCATCTTAGGCAAAGTTCAGCAAGTGCAAAGTGAATCCAATATAGGTCGAGCGCGGCGAGAAGCTGATTTAGATAAACATATAGAGGCAAAAGATCAAAACACAGTTGCTCTGCAAAATAAAAAAGAAGACAAAGATACCGATCGTTGGCCGCTTTCCTTGCGTGATGATTATCAGGTGAAAAGTGCATATATGTATTTAAAGAGCATGGGAAAGTTTGCATTTGCTATGGAAAATACGGGTAAATAA